In Primulina huaijiensis isolate GDHJ02 chromosome 16, ASM1229523v2, whole genome shotgun sequence, a single genomic region encodes these proteins:
- the LOC140962052 gene encoding putative transcription factor bHLH041 isoform X2, protein MDSIFLLDEGDRSAFLRRMIQSVGSSYICLWSLYSPQPYNFLSFLDGIYHEISSQHPTSSSGSLARRLFNAYSQSENYMATRIPGFAFMNNVPYMELKEHDFQRMASSKVQLDFYREAGIKTVVFMSCPRGEIELGLRNEPPLGLEMEMNSLFAAIDFSQQEASTLGPQPAVDQNRPSSSSSSLLSLSFDSPDQYSPLMFNISTNSLVKEPQREAIIQEFHIENELKSVPFSATSMPFSSSHQQAMEDASQIQNFPITIESAYAAMTEAILAVLSSSSTSSPTQNIAPNLKTSPVRQNATPFQRNLHLRRRQELAIQENRPTPAQLHHMINERKRREKFNESFQLLRSLLPVGSKKDKASVLSSTTEYLISLKSKVEELSKRNQTLEGQFLNRKEPIIQESAEGPSSSSSVQERVNVEMHRAPESTSEARILELRVTVRGECRMLDFVTGILEFLKQQKNLIRLLSIDSKARMAESDSVHVLVLRLRIEGDEFDESYFQEAVRKVVDDLTNTLTNHPKRFYV, encoded by the exons ATGGACTCCATCTTTCTGCTCGACGAGGGAGACAGGTCCGCTTTCCTTCGACGAATGATTCAATCTGTGGGCAGTTCTTACATCTGCTTGTGGTCGTTATATTCACCCCAGCCATACAA TTTCTTGTCGTTCCTGGATGGGATATATCACGAAATAAGCAGCCAACATCCGACCTCGTCGTCTGGAAGCCTGGCCCGGAGGCTTTTCAATGCATATTCTCAATCAGAGAACTATATGGCTACCCG AATTCCAGGGTTTGCTTTTATGAACAATGTTCCTTACATGGAGTTAAAGGAGCATGATTTTCAAAGAATGGCATCAAGTAAAGTGCAGCTCGATTTCTATCGAGAAGCTGGAATTAAG ACTGTAGTATTCATGAGTTGTCCTCGGGGAGAGATTGAACTAGGATTGCGCAACGAACCTCCg CTTGGACTAGAAATGGAAATGAATAGTCTATTTGCGGCCATCGATTTCTCGCAACAAGAAGCATCAACACTAGGCCCTCAACCAGCTGTGGATCAAAACCGGCCCTCATCGTCATCCTCCTCCTTACTGTCACTATCATTTGATAGCCCGGATCAATATTCACCTCTAATGTTCAATATTTCCACCAATTCTTTAGTTAAAGAACCACAAAGAGAAGCAATTATTCAAGAATTCCACATTGAAAATGAGCTAAAATCAGTTCCATTTTCGGCAACAAGCATGCCATTTTCATCGTCTCATCAGCAAGCCATGGAAGATGCAagccaaattcaaaattttccaattaCGATAGAGAGTGCATATGCCGCCATGACAGAAGCCATTCTTGCTGTTTTGTCTTCCTCTTCAACTTCTTCGCCTACTCAGAATATTGCACCAAATTTGAAAACCAGCCCCGTAAGACAGAATGCTACTCCATTTCAAAG AAACTTGCATTTGAGAAGAAGGCAGGAGTTGGCGATTCAAGAAAATCGGCCTACCCCTGCTCAGTTGCACCACATGATAAACGAAAGGAAACGTCGTGAAAAGTTTAACGAAAGCTTTCAACTTCTAAGATCATTACTCCCTGTAGGATCAAAG AAGGATAAAGCTTCTGTCCTTAGCAGCACTACGGAGTATCTAATTTCATTGAAATCTAAAGTGGAAGAACTCAGCAAAAGAAACCAGACATTGGAGGGGCAGTTTTTGAATCGAAAAGAACCTATAATTCAAGAATCTGCGGAGGGgccttcatcttcttcttcagttCAAGAAAGGGTAAATGTTGAAATGCATCGTGCTCCAGAATCGACATCAGAAGCAAGAATCTTGGAGTTGAGGGTTACAGTACGAGGAGAATGCAGAATGTTGGATTTCGTTACTGGGATTCTGGAGTTTCTGAAACAGCAAAAGAATCTAATTAGATTGTTGTCTATTGACTCAAAGGCAAGAATGGCGGAATCAGATTCAGTGCATGTCTTGGTATTGAGACTGAGAATTGAG GGAGATGAATTTGACGAGTCTTATTTCCAAGAAGCCGTAAGAAAGGTTGTTGATGACTTAACCAACACATTGACAAATCACCCCAAAAGGTTCTATGTTTAG
- the LOC140962052 gene encoding putative transcription factor bHLH041 isoform X1, whose protein sequence is MDSIFLLDEGDRSAFLRRMIQSVGSSYICLWSLYSPQPYNFLSFLDGIYHEISSQHPTSSSGSLARRLFNAYSQSENYMATRIPGFAFMNNVPYMELKEHDFQRMASSKVQLDFYREAGIKTVVFMSCPRGEIELGLRNEPPLGLEMEMNSLFAAIDFSQQEASTLGPQPAVDQNRPSSSSSSLLSLSFDSPDQYSPLMFNISTNSLVKEPQREAIIQEFHIENELKSVPFSATSMPFSSSHQQAMEDASQIQNFPITIESAYAAMTEAILAVLSSSSTSSPTQNIAPNLKTSPVRQNATPFQRYQKAIAPVAARKPKSNMFRRAVVFYRNLHLRRRQELAIQENRPTPAQLHHMINERKRREKFNESFQLLRSLLPVGSKKDKASVLSSTTEYLISLKSKVEELSKRNQTLEGQFLNRKEPIIQESAEGPSSSSSVQERVNVEMHRAPESTSEARILELRVTVRGECRMLDFVTGILEFLKQQKNLIRLLSIDSKARMAESDSVHVLVLRLRIEGDEFDESYFQEAVRKVVDDLTNTLTNHPKRFYV, encoded by the exons ATGGACTCCATCTTTCTGCTCGACGAGGGAGACAGGTCCGCTTTCCTTCGACGAATGATTCAATCTGTGGGCAGTTCTTACATCTGCTTGTGGTCGTTATATTCACCCCAGCCATACAA TTTCTTGTCGTTCCTGGATGGGATATATCACGAAATAAGCAGCCAACATCCGACCTCGTCGTCTGGAAGCCTGGCCCGGAGGCTTTTCAATGCATATTCTCAATCAGAGAACTATATGGCTACCCG AATTCCAGGGTTTGCTTTTATGAACAATGTTCCTTACATGGAGTTAAAGGAGCATGATTTTCAAAGAATGGCATCAAGTAAAGTGCAGCTCGATTTCTATCGAGAAGCTGGAATTAAG ACTGTAGTATTCATGAGTTGTCCTCGGGGAGAGATTGAACTAGGATTGCGCAACGAACCTCCg CTTGGACTAGAAATGGAAATGAATAGTCTATTTGCGGCCATCGATTTCTCGCAACAAGAAGCATCAACACTAGGCCCTCAACCAGCTGTGGATCAAAACCGGCCCTCATCGTCATCCTCCTCCTTACTGTCACTATCATTTGATAGCCCGGATCAATATTCACCTCTAATGTTCAATATTTCCACCAATTCTTTAGTTAAAGAACCACAAAGAGAAGCAATTATTCAAGAATTCCACATTGAAAATGAGCTAAAATCAGTTCCATTTTCGGCAACAAGCATGCCATTTTCATCGTCTCATCAGCAAGCCATGGAAGATGCAagccaaattcaaaattttccaattaCGATAGAGAGTGCATATGCCGCCATGACAGAAGCCATTCTTGCTGTTTTGTCTTCCTCTTCAACTTCTTCGCCTACTCAGAATATTGCACCAAATTTGAAAACCAGCCCCGTAAGACAGAATGCTACTCCATTTCAAAGGTATCAAAAGGCAATAGCCCCCGTTGCAGCTCGTAAACCTAAGAGTAACATGTTTAGAAGAGCTGTTGTTTTCTACAGAAACTTGCATTTGAGAAGAAGGCAGGAGTTGGCGATTCAAGAAAATCGGCCTACCCCTGCTCAGTTGCACCACATGATAAACGAAAGGAAACGTCGTGAAAAGTTTAACGAAAGCTTTCAACTTCTAAGATCATTACTCCCTGTAGGATCAAAG AAGGATAAAGCTTCTGTCCTTAGCAGCACTACGGAGTATCTAATTTCATTGAAATCTAAAGTGGAAGAACTCAGCAAAAGAAACCAGACATTGGAGGGGCAGTTTTTGAATCGAAAAGAACCTATAATTCAAGAATCTGCGGAGGGgccttcatcttcttcttcagttCAAGAAAGGGTAAATGTTGAAATGCATCGTGCTCCAGAATCGACATCAGAAGCAAGAATCTTGGAGTTGAGGGTTACAGTACGAGGAGAATGCAGAATGTTGGATTTCGTTACTGGGATTCTGGAGTTTCTGAAACAGCAAAAGAATCTAATTAGATTGTTGTCTATTGACTCAAAGGCAAGAATGGCGGAATCAGATTCAGTGCATGTCTTGGTATTGAGACTGAGAATTGAG GGAGATGAATTTGACGAGTCTTATTTCCAAGAAGCCGTAAGAAAGGTTGTTGATGACTTAACCAACACATTGACAAATCACCCCAAAAGGTTCTATGTTTAG
- the LOC140960833 gene encoding probable pre-mRNA-splicing factor ATP-dependent RNA helicase DEAH5: MGAERKDDGLKKLEYLSLVSKVCSELETHLGFGDKVLAEFITEMGRNCETEDEFDGKLKENGAEMPDYFVKTLLTIIHAILPPKPRSKSEKGSKEGDKSAFSALKIKDGRERVRELEKEIEEETRGRRRKEEDEEDNKHMERDRDKRERRKDRDRDRDRDCDRGMDRDGYHDDRGRGRYRDKVWDGDRDWSRSETNRRDEYGEDRERERKGSREERRSGELELYKVYKGRVSRVMDTGCFVQLEGFRGKEGLVHVSQMATRRIANAKDVVKRDQEVYVKVISVSGNKLSLSMRDVDQNSGKDLLPLKRSEEEDVSRINPSSLNDGGAMRGRIGLSGIKITEEEVVVQSRRPLKRMSSPEMWEAKQLIASGVMGVKEYPMFDEETDGLLYQEEGAEEELEIELNEDEPVFLQGQSRYSIDMSPVKIFKNPEGSLSRAAALQSALIKERREVREQQQRTMLDSIPKDLNRPWEDPMPETGERHLAQELRGVGLSAYDMPEWKKDAYGKALTFGQRSKLSLQEQRQSLPIYKLKNELVQAVHDNQVLVVIGETGSGKTTQITQYLAEAGYTTKGKIGCTQPRRVAAMSVAKRVAEEFGCRLGEEVGYAIRFEDCTGPETVIKYMTDGMLLREILIDEDLSQYSVVMLDEAHERTIHTDVLFGLLKQLLKRRTDLRLIVTSATLDAEKFSGYFFNCNIFTIPGRTFPVEILYTKQPESDYLDASLITVLQIHLTEPEGDVLLFLTGQEEIDYACQCLYERMKGLGKNVPELIILPVYSALPSEMQSRIFEPAPPGKRKVVVATNIAEASLTIDGIFYVIDPGFAKQNVYNPKQGLDSLVITPISQASAKQRAGRAGRTGPGKCYRLYTESAFHNEMAPTSIPEIQRINLGMTTLTMKAMGINDLLSFDFMDPPSPQALISAMEQLYTLGALDEEGLLTKLGRKMAEFPLEPPLSKTLLASVDLGCSDEILTIIAMIQTGNIFYRPREKQAQADQKRAKFFQPEGDHLTLLAVYEAWKAKNFSGPWCFENFVQSRSLRRAQDVRKQLLSIMDKYKLDVVTAGKNFTKIRKAIAAGFFFHAARKDPQEGYRTLVENQPVYIHPSSALFQRQPDWVIYHELVMTTKEYMREVTVIDPKWLVELAPRFFKVSDPTKMSKRKRQERIEPLYDRYHEPNSWRLSKRRA; encoded by the exons ATGGGAGCAGAAAGGAAAGACGATGGATTGAAGAAATTGGAGTATTTATCACTGGTTTCAAAAGTGTGTAGCGAGTTAGAAACGCATTTAGGGTTTGGGGATAAGGTGTTAGCCGAGTTCATCACGGAGATGGGCCGGAACTGCGAGACAGAGGATGAATTTGATGGGAAACTGAAAGAGAATGGCGCGGAAATGCCTGATTACTTTGTGAAGACACTGCTTACTATCATTCACGCAATTTTACCGCCGAAGCCGAGGTCGAAATCAGAGAAAGGATCTAAGGAGGGAGATAAATCTGCATTCTCGGCTTTGAAAATTAAGGATGGTAGGGAGAGAGTGAGAGAATTGGAGAAAGAGATAGAAGAAGAGACCAGAGGGCGGAGGAGAAAGGAAGAAGATGAGGAGGATAATAAGCACATGGAGAGGGATAGAGACAAAAGAGAGAGGCGGAAGGATAGAGACAGAGACAGAGACAGAGATTGTGATAGGGGCATGGATAGAGATGGCTACCATGATGACAGAGGTAGGGGAAGATATAGGGACAAGGTTTGGGATGGGGACAGGGACTGGAGTAGAAGTGAAACGAATAGGAGGGATGAGTACGGTGAAGATAGAGAAAGGGAGAGGAAGGGATCGAGGGAGGAGAGGAGGAGCGGAGAGCTGGAGTTATACAAAGTTTATAAGGGGAGGGTGTCAAGGGTGATGGATACTGGCTGTTTTGTCCAGCTCGAGGGATTTAGGGGAAAAGAGGGTCTGGTACATGTTTCCCAGATGGCAACCAGGAGGATTGCTAATGCTAAGGATGTTGTGAAGCGGGATCAGGAGGTATATGTCAAAGTTATATCTGTTAGTGGGAATAAGTTGAGTTTGTCAATGAGGGATGTGGATCAGAATAGCGGAAAGGATTTGCTTCCCTTGAAAAGGAGTGAGGAGGAGGATGTTTCGAGAATAAATCCTTCAAGTTTAAATGATGGTGGAGCTATGAGGGGTAGGATTGGTCTCTCAGGGATCAAAATTACTGAGGAGGAGGTGGTTGTGCAGTCGCGAAGGCCACTCAAAAGGATGAGTTCACCAGAAATGTGGGAGGCTAAGCAACTTATAGCCTCAGGTGTTATGGGTGTAAAGGAGTATCCAATGTTCGATGAAGAGACTGATGGTTTGCTTTATCAGGAGGAAGGTGCGGAAGAGGAACTTGAGATTGAATTGAATGAGGATGAGCCTGTCTTTTTGCAGGGTCAGAGTCGATACTCTATTGACATGTCTCCTGTGAAGATATTCAAGAACCCTGAGGGGTCTTTAAGTCGTGCAGCAGCTCTTCAGTCTGCTCTTATAAAAGAGAGGAGAGAAGTCAGAGAACAGCAGCAAAGAACAATGTTGGATTCCATTCCAAAGGATCTGAATAGGCCATGGGAAGACCCGATGCCTGAAACAGGGGAGAGGCATCTTGCGCAGGAACTTAGGGGCGTTGGATTGTCTGCATATGATATGCCAGAGTGGAAGAAGGATGCGTACGGTAAAGCTCTGACTTTTGGGCAAAGATCTAAGCTTTCCCTTCAGGAACAGAGGCAAAGTTTGCCCATCTACAAGTTGAAGAATGAACTTGTTCAGGCTGTCCATGATAATCAGGTTTTAGTTGTTATAGGTGAGACAGGATCGGGAAAGACAACACAGATAACACAGTATCTGGCCGAGGCGGGATATACTACCAAGGGAAAAATAGGTTGTACCCAGCCTCGTAGAGTGGCTGCAATGTCTGTAGCCAAGAGAGTTGCTGAGGAGTTTGGTTGTCGTTTAGGGGAAGAAGTTGGATACGCAATTCGATTTGAAGATTGCACAGGTCCAGAGACTGTAATCAAGTATATGACTGATGGCATGCTTCTGAGGGAGATTCTGATTGATGAAGATTTATCTCAATACTCGGTAGTCATGCTTGATGAAGCTCATGAGAGGACGATTCACACAGATGTCCTTTTTGGATTATTAAAGCAACTTCTGAAACGGAGAACTGACCTTCGATTGATTGTCACATCTGCAACTTTGGATGCTGAGAAATTTTCGGGATATTTCttcaattgtaatattttcacaaTTCCTGGAAGAACTTTCCCCGTGGAAATATTATACACCAAGCAACCAGAAAGTGACTACCTAGATGCTTCTTTGATTACTGTCTTACAGATTCACTTGACTGAACCCGAAGGCGATGTACTTCTGTTTTTGACTGGCCAAGAAGAGATTGATTATGCATGTCAGTGTCTATATGAGAGGATGAAGGGTTTAGGGAAAAATGTCCCTGAGCTGATCATTTTACCGGTATACAGTGCCCTACCCAGTGAAATGCAGTCCAGGATATTTGAACCTGCTCCTCCAGGAAAGAGAAAGGTTGTTGTTGCCACCAATATAGCCGAAGCATCTTTGACTATTGATggtatattttatgttattgatCCGGGCTTTGCAAAGCAGAATGTGTACAATCCTAAACAGGGGCTTGATTCACTGGTGATAACTCCAATATCACAAGCATCTGCAAAGCAAAGAGCAGGAAGGGCAGGACGAACAGGACCGGGTAAGTGCTATCGTCTCTACACAGAGAGTGCGTTCCACAACGAGATGGCTCCCACGTCAATTCCAGAGATCCAGAGGATCAATCTAGGGATGACTACTCTTACAATGAAAGCTATGGGTATTAACGATCTTCTATCCTTTGACTTTATGGACCCCCCTTCACCTCAGGCCCTCATTTCTGCCATGGAACAGCTGTATACTTTGGGGGCTCTCGACGAAGAGGGGCTGCTTACAAAGTTGGGAAGGAAAATGGCCGAGTTTCCTTTGGAACCCCCTCTTTCCAAAACGCTTCTTGCCAGTGTTGATCTTGGTTGTAGTGATGAGATTTTGACAATCATTGCAATGATTCAGACTGGGAACATCTTCTACAGACCTAGAGAAAAACAAGCTCAAGCAGACCAGAAAAGGGCGAAGTTTTTCCAGCCTGAAGGAGACCATCTGACATTACTCGCGGTCTATGAAGCCTGGAAAGCAAAGAATTTTTCTGGTCCGTGGTGCTTTGAGAATTTTGTCCAGTCTCGATCATTGAGGAGAGCACAGGATGTGAGAAAACAGCTTCTATCCATCATGGATAA GTACAAATTGGATGTTGTTACTGCTGGAAAGAATTTCACAAAGATCCGGAAGGCCATAGCTGCGGGTTTCTTTTTCCATGCTGCTCGGAAAGATCCACAAGAAGGGTACAGGACGCTAGTTGAGAATCAACCAGTTTACATTCATCCGAGCAGTGCTCTTTTCCAAAGACAGCCTGACTGGGTTATCTACCATGAGCTGGTGATGACTACGAAAGAGTATATGCGTGAAGTTACTGTCATAGATCCGAAGTGGCTTGTTGAACTTGCACCAAGATTTTTCAAGGTGTCAGATCCTACAAAAATGAGCAAACGTAAAAGACAAGAGCGGATTGAACCCCTCTACGACAGATACCACGAACCTAATTCTTGGCGTTTAAGCAAAAGACGTGCTTAA